A stretch of Enterobacter cloacae complex sp. ECNIH7 DNA encodes these proteins:
- the mlaA gene encoding phospholipid-binding lipoprotein MlaA has product MKLRLSALALGATMLVGCASSGEQTGRSDPLEGFNRSMYSFNYNVLDPYVVRPVAVAWRDYVPQPARNGLSNFTSNLEEPAVMVNYFLQGDPYQGMVHFTRFFLNSILGMGGFIDVAGMANQKLQREQPHRFGSTMGHYGVGYGPYVHLPFYGSFTLRDDGGDMVDTLYPVLSWLTWPLSVGKWTVEGIETRAQLLDSDGLLRQSSDPYIMVREAYFQNHDFIANGGKLKPEENPNAKAIENELKDIDSE; this is encoded by the coding sequence ATGAAACTTCGGCTGTCGGCGCTTGCGCTTGGCGCGACGATGCTTGTGGGCTGCGCCAGCTCCGGTGAGCAAACGGGACGCTCCGATCCTCTCGAAGGATTTAACCGCTCAATGTATAGCTTCAACTACAACGTACTGGACCCGTATGTGGTTCGTCCGGTGGCAGTAGCATGGCGCGATTATGTTCCACAACCCGCGCGTAACGGGTTAAGTAACTTTACCAGCAACCTCGAAGAGCCTGCGGTCATGGTGAACTACTTCCTGCAGGGCGACCCGTATCAGGGGATGGTCCACTTTACCCGCTTCTTCCTGAACTCCATTCTGGGGATGGGTGGCTTTATTGATGTTGCAGGTATGGCTAACCAGAAGCTGCAGCGTGAACAGCCGCACCGTTTCGGCAGTACGATGGGACACTATGGCGTCGGGTATGGTCCGTACGTGCATTTACCGTTCTACGGTAGTTTCACCCTCCGTGATGATGGCGGCGATATGGTGGATACGCTGTATCCGGTCCTGTCGTGGCTGACCTGGCCGCTGTCGGTGGGTAAATGGACGGTAGAAGGGATTGAAACCCGCGCGCAACTGCTCGACTCTGATGGTCTGCTGCGCCAGTCTTCTGATCCGTACATTATGGTGCGCGAAGCGTACTTCCAGAATCATGACTTTATTGCCAACGGCGGCAAGCTGAAGCCGGAAGAGAATCCAAACGCGAAAGCGATCGAAAACGAACTAAAAGATATCGATTCGGAATAA
- a CDS encoding YfcZ/YiiS family protein: MSKCSADETPVCCCMDVGTIMDNSDCTASYSRVFTTRAEAEETLTALSKRARDVESDPCEIKSTFTEVEGGVKLDIDFVFACEAETLIFQLGLR, from the coding sequence ATGAGTAAATGCAGTGCTGATGAAACCCCGGTTTGCTGCTGTATGGATGTTGGGACCATCATGGACAACTCCGATTGCACCGCGTCTTACAGCCGCGTGTTCACTACCCGCGCTGAAGCGGAAGAGACCCTGACCGCGCTGAGCAAGCGTGCGCGTGACGTTGAATCCGATCCGTGTGAAATCAAGTCAACCTTTACCGAAGTGGAAGGCGGCGTGAAGCTGGACATCGACTTTGTTTTCGCCTGCGAAGCGGAAACGCTGATTTTCCAGCTGGGCCTGCGTTAA
- a CDS encoding VasL domain-containing protein, with amino-acid sequence MTKHITLKTGGDPRTLPDYAALRDELSKLTHPARPDVNWQYVQRLCLSMFEQNGVELQTAARYTLARTHLSGLAGLNEGLAILDALISRQWETLWPKTQHARMEILSGLSQRLQQRMRMHPFSSSHLSELYRAEALLTSLSAVLQRLELKHLSQLDTLRTLIRSNAERLESSNETSDLNVNMKPDSESPLDKAEPFEEVKWVYVVHQENQPNGEDRTTAPVSVRQWKPFFAGMCSTLVVCIAVAWGWVSLSRPDPLVTQAFASLAPLPEVLTPVQQNALTLRGSLPSTFITDTQQQLARLDKLLPDWNISYSLQLLKQLQTLWPEEAKPLTMQWQQKFNAAALPVDAMNSWYQGMMTLQQLSYRLSSLEEQKGKYITVSELKSVVFSTIQSFNQTIPAEEQLRRLSQHPAGDALPEAEKTQLELRLKQLATRYAQIKQDSSAQ; translated from the coding sequence ATGACCAAACATATAACGTTAAAAACCGGCGGCGACCCGCGTACGCTGCCAGATTATGCCGCCCTTCGCGATGAACTCAGTAAGCTTACACATCCTGCTCGCCCTGATGTGAACTGGCAATATGTCCAAAGACTCTGTCTCTCAATGTTTGAACAGAACGGTGTGGAGTTGCAGACAGCAGCCCGGTACACCCTTGCCCGTACTCACCTGTCTGGATTAGCTGGCCTGAATGAAGGGCTGGCGATTCTGGATGCCCTGATTAGCCGCCAGTGGGAAACTTTATGGCCGAAGACACAACACGCTCGTATGGAAATCCTTAGCGGCCTGAGCCAGCGCCTGCAGCAGCGCATGCGTATGCATCCATTTAGCAGCAGCCATCTTAGTGAGCTTTATCGTGCTGAAGCGTTACTTACCAGCCTGAGCGCGGTGCTCCAGCGCCTTGAGCTTAAACACCTTAGCCAGCTCGATACGTTACGAACGTTGATACGTTCAAATGCTGAACGGCTGGAAAGCAGTAATGAGACGTCCGATTTGAATGTGAACATGAAGCCCGATAGCGAATCGCCTCTGGATAAAGCCGAACCGTTCGAAGAGGTGAAGTGGGTATATGTTGTGCATCAGGAAAATCAGCCGAATGGAGAGGATCGCACGACAGCCCCCGTGTCTGTCAGACAGTGGAAGCCCTTTTTTGCCGGGATGTGTTCCACGCTGGTGGTTTGTATCGCTGTGGCGTGGGGATGGGTTTCTTTGTCCAGACCCGACCCCCTAGTGACTCAGGCTTTTGCCTCTCTGGCTCCGTTACCTGAAGTGCTCACGCCTGTGCAGCAAAACGCGTTAACACTGCGTGGTAGTTTACCGTCCACGTTTATCACAGACACTCAGCAGCAGCTTGCCCGCCTGGATAAACTGCTTCCTGACTGGAATATTTCCTACAGCCTTCAGCTGTTAAAGCAGCTCCAGACATTATGGCCGGAGGAGGCGAAACCGCTCACAATGCAGTGGCAGCAAAAATTTAACGCGGCAGCGTTACCTGTCGACGCAATGAACAGCTGGTATCAGGGAATGATGACGCTTCAGCAACTGAGTTATCGGCTGAGTAGCCTGGAAGAGCAAAAAGGAAAATACATCACGGTAAGCGAGCTTAAATCCGTAGTTTTTTCGACTATACAGTCATTCAACCAGACGATACCGGCTGAAGAACAACTCAGGCGCCTGTCGCAGCACCCAGCAGGAGATGCGCTTCCTGAAGCTGAAAAGACTCAACTGGAGTTGCGTCTTAAGCAGCTGGCAACGCGTTACGCTCAAATAAAACAGGATTCTTCTGCTCAATGA
- the fadI gene encoding acetyl-CoA C-acyltransferase FadI encodes MSQALPLITRQGDRIAIVSGLRTPFARQATAFHGIPAVDLGKMVVGEMLARSEIPPEVIEQLVFGQVVQMPEAPNIAREIVLGTGMNVHTDAYSVSRACATSFQAVANVAESLMAGTIRAGIAGGADSSSVLPIGVSKKLARILVDANKARTTGQKLKLFSRLRLRDLMPVPPAVAEYSTGLRMGDTAEQMAKTYGITREQQDALAHRSHQLAAKAWSEGKLTDEVMTAYIPPYREPLAEDNNIRGTSTLADYAKLRPAFDRKHGTVTAANSTPLTDGAAAVILMTESRAKELGITPLGYLRSYAFTAIDVWQDMLLGPAWSTPLALERAGLTLADLTLIDMHEAFAAQTLANVQLLASERFARDVLGRAHATGEVDQSKFNVLGGSIAYGHPFAATGARMITQTLHELRRRGGGFGLVTACAAGGLGAAMVLEAE; translated from the coding sequence ATGAGTCAGGCATTACCGCTTATTACCCGTCAGGGCGATCGCATTGCCATAGTCAGTGGATTGCGCACGCCGTTTGCGCGGCAGGCAACGGCGTTTCATGGCATACCGGCCGTTGACCTGGGCAAAATGGTAGTGGGGGAGATGCTGGCTCGCAGCGAAATTCCGCCGGAGGTTATCGAACAGCTGGTCTTCGGCCAGGTCGTGCAGATGCCTGAAGCTCCCAACATTGCGCGTGAAATCGTCCTGGGTACCGGGATGAACGTCCATACCGATGCCTACAGCGTCAGTCGCGCCTGCGCGACCAGCTTCCAGGCCGTGGCAAACGTCGCTGAAAGCCTGATGGCGGGTACGATTCGCGCCGGGATTGCGGGTGGGGCGGATTCCTCTTCGGTGCTGCCGATTGGAGTCAGTAAAAAACTGGCGCGCATCCTGGTAGATGCCAATAAAGCCCGCACGACGGGTCAGAAACTCAAACTCTTCTCGCGTTTACGCCTGCGCGACCTCATGCCCGTGCCGCCTGCCGTAGCGGAATATTCTACTGGCCTGCGCATGGGCGATACCGCCGAGCAGATGGCAAAAACGTACGGCATTACCCGCGAGCAGCAGGATGCCCTGGCGCATCGCTCGCACCAGCTTGCGGCAAAAGCCTGGTCGGAAGGCAAGCTGACCGACGAGGTCATGACCGCCTATATCCCCCCTTACCGTGAACCGCTCGCGGAGGACAACAATATTCGCGGCACCTCAACGCTGGCGGATTACGCAAAACTCCGCCCGGCGTTTGACCGCAAACACGGTACGGTGACGGCGGCGAACAGCACGCCGCTGACGGATGGCGCCGCCGCCGTGATCCTGATGACCGAATCCCGCGCGAAGGAGCTGGGCATCACTCCCCTGGGCTATTTACGCAGCTATGCCTTCACCGCCATTGATGTCTGGCAGGACATGCTGTTAGGTCCGGCGTGGTCCACGCCGCTGGCGCTGGAGCGCGCGGGGCTGACGCTGGCTGATTTAACCCTGATTGATATGCACGAAGCGTTTGCCGCGCAAACCCTGGCAAACGTACAGCTGCTGGCAAGCGAGCGTTTCGCGCGCGATGTGCTGGGCCGCGCCCATGCCACGGGCGAAGTGGATCAGAGTAAATTCAACGTGCTGGGCGGCTCTATCGCCTACGGTCATCCGTTTGCCGCCACAGGGGCGAGGATGATCACGCAAACATTACATGAACTCCGTCGCCGCGGCGGCGGGTTTGGCCTCGTTACCGCCTGTGCGGCGGGTGGCCTTGGCGCAGCAATGGTTCTGGAGGCTGAATAA
- the tssE gene encoding type VI secretion system baseplate subunit TssE, producing the protein MNETPRSSLYETLFGNFTGGFDLHQVSEENQVILSVLDNMQRVLNCRAGTLAHLPDYGLPDMTKILQGMPGTAHELMGTLSAVLLKYEPRLKKIDVVLLDQNIPGELRYAIDAELKGIGLVRYGTEFMPEGRVLLRHLRQQQYLDTTPRI; encoded by the coding sequence ATGAATGAGACGCCCCGTTCCTCGCTGTACGAGACGCTATTTGGCAATTTTACCGGTGGGTTCGATCTGCATCAGGTCAGTGAAGAAAATCAGGTCATCCTTTCGGTTCTGGACAATATGCAGCGCGTTCTCAACTGTCGCGCCGGCACGCTGGCGCATCTGCCTGATTACGGGCTGCCCGACATGACGAAAATCCTGCAGGGCATGCCCGGAACGGCTCATGAGCTCATGGGCACATTGTCTGCCGTTCTGCTCAAATATGAGCCACGCCTGAAAAAAATAGACGTTGTTCTGCTGGATCAGAACATTCCCGGCGAGCTGCGCTATGCCATTGACGCTGAACTTAAAGGGATTGGCCTGGTGCGCTACGGGACTGAGTTTATGCCCGAAGGACGGGTCCTGTTGCGGCATCTCAGGCAACAGCAGTATCTCGACACAACACCCCGTATATAA
- the tssF gene encoding type VI secretion system baseplate subunit TssF, with protein sequence MEDLTLRYYDAEMRYLREAAKEFAQTHPDRAAMLDLDKAGTPDPYVERLLEGFAFSMGRLREKIDDDLPELTEGLVSMLWPHYLRTIPSLSVVAFTPALQTVKMGELMPAGLEVYSRPVGPKNTVCRYRTTRDVMLNPLNISGVTMTTEPDGRSLLRMRFVCSTQADWSHADLSHLSLYLGADAPVSSQLHLMLTRRQAALYMRLPGQTDRIRLDGYFSPGGFAEEDGLWPKGDTAFSGYQLLLEYFTFRDKFMFVHLNGLDGITPPAGAEYFDIEVVFSTLWPSDLPVTNDAVRLHCVPVINLFTLEADPLTITGLESEYLLRPKRLQDGHTEIYSVDSVTGSNRTSDAEYVPFSSFRHKGGMMRRHAPPRYYHTRVKRSVTGLHDTLLILGGHQWEEDRLFEREAVSLQITGTNGQLPRRALQSTLLDRCEQVVSTQLSVRNLCKPTLPVYPPSEDRFHWRVLSHLGSGFLNMMSTAEVLRGTLALYNWQEDELNTRRLEAIQHVEHHRLQRFEQGYLLRGLDIEVTLDSNGFTGEGDIHLFGEMLNRFFALYADMNQFNQLTLIVQPEGKCIRWKENHSPRLPG encoded by the coding sequence ATGGAAGATTTGACCCTGCGTTATTACGACGCGGAAATGCGCTACCTGCGTGAAGCCGCGAAAGAGTTCGCGCAAACCCATCCCGATCGCGCAGCAATGCTCGACCTGGATAAGGCCGGCACACCCGATCCGTATGTTGAACGGCTGCTCGAAGGCTTTGCTTTCTCAATGGGACGGCTGCGGGAGAAGATCGACGACGACCTGCCGGAACTGACCGAAGGGCTGGTCAGTATGCTCTGGCCACACTACCTGCGAACCATTCCGTCACTCTCGGTGGTTGCGTTCACGCCTGCGCTTCAGACTGTTAAGATGGGGGAATTGATGCCCGCGGGTCTGGAAGTATACTCCCGCCCGGTGGGTCCGAAAAACACGGTCTGTCGCTACCGTACCACCCGTGATGTAATGCTCAACCCGCTGAATATCTCTGGGGTGACCATGACCACTGAGCCGGACGGGCGCTCGCTGCTGCGGATGCGTTTTGTCTGCAGCACGCAGGCGGACTGGTCCCATGCGGACCTCAGCCACCTGAGCCTCTATCTCGGCGCAGATGCGCCAGTCAGCAGCCAGCTACACCTGATGCTGACCAGGCGGCAAGCCGCCTTGTATATGCGTCTGCCCGGGCAGACTGACCGTATTCGCCTGGACGGGTACTTTTCGCCGGGAGGATTTGCGGAGGAAGATGGGCTGTGGCCGAAGGGGGATACTGCCTTCAGCGGCTACCAACTGCTACTGGAGTACTTTACTTTCCGCGACAAGTTTATGTTCGTCCACCTCAACGGTCTGGACGGGATTACGCCGCCTGCGGGAGCAGAGTACTTCGACATCGAAGTCGTGTTCAGTACGCTGTGGCCATCAGACCTACCGGTCACCAATGACGCGGTTCGTCTGCACTGTGTGCCGGTGATTAACCTGTTCACACTGGAGGCTGACCCCCTCACCATTACCGGGCTTGAGAGTGAGTACCTGCTGCGCCCCAAACGGCTGCAGGACGGACACACCGAGATTTATTCGGTGGATTCGGTGACAGGCTCAAACCGGACCAGTGACGCAGAGTATGTGCCGTTCAGCAGCTTCAGGCACAAGGGCGGGATGATGCGCCGTCATGCACCCCCCCGTTACTACCACACCCGCGTGAAGCGCAGCGTGACCGGGCTGCATGACACCTTGCTTATCCTTGGGGGGCACCAGTGGGAGGAGGACCGCCTGTTTGAGCGTGAAGCCGTATCGCTGCAAATCACCGGCACCAACGGCCAGCTGCCGCGCCGTGCACTACAGAGTACGCTGCTTGACCGCTGTGAGCAGGTGGTCAGTACACAACTTTCAGTGCGCAATCTCTGCAAACCGACGCTGCCAGTCTATCCGCCTTCCGAAGACCGTTTTCACTGGCGGGTTCTGAGCCATCTGGGATCCGGTTTCCTGAACATGATGAGCACCGCCGAAGTGCTGCGCGGCACGCTGGCACTCTATAACTGGCAGGAAGATGAATTGAACACCCGCCGTCTGGAGGCGATTCAGCATGTGGAGCACCACCGCCTGCAGCGTTTTGAGCAGGGTTACCTGCTGCGGGGGCTGGATATCGAAGTGACCCTCGACAGCAATGGCTTCACCGGTGAGGGCGATATTCACCTCTTTGGTGAAATGCTTAACCGGTTCTTTGCGCTGTATGCCGATATGAACCAGTTTAACCAGCTCACCCTCATTGTTCAGCCAGAAGGAAAATGCATCCGGTGGAAAGAGAATCACAGTCCGCGTCTGCCAGGCTGA
- the tssJ gene encoding type VI secretion system lipoprotein TssJ, protein MAITAGKFPLAALAAGITLMLAGCGLTQKVTDGTVAVTKSIFYKQIKTLHLDIRAREAVNSNAGGVALSTVVRIYQLKNRKTFDSTDYPSLFKEDSQVIKADLLVEKDILLQPGGAVTVDMPMEENAQYVAVAGMFMSPDQENNTWRVVMSRDDLEPDKARVIEAGNNQLTMQALKDE, encoded by the coding sequence ATGGCGATTACCGCTGGTAAATTTCCTCTGGCTGCGCTGGCCGCTGGTATCACCTTGATGCTGGCTGGCTGTGGGCTGACTCAAAAAGTAACAGATGGCACCGTTGCTGTGACCAAATCGATTTTTTATAAGCAGATAAAGACCCTGCATCTGGATATTCGAGCCCGTGAGGCCGTTAACAGCAATGCTGGCGGCGTGGCACTGTCGACGGTGGTGCGCATCTACCAGCTTAAGAATCGCAAAACGTTCGACAGTACTGACTATCCGTCACTGTTTAAAGAGGACAGTCAGGTCATCAAAGCAGACCTGCTGGTGGAGAAAGATATCCTCCTGCAGCCGGGCGGGGCGGTCACGGTCGATATGCCAATGGAGGAAAATGCGCAGTACGTGGCGGTGGCCGGGATGTTTATGTCACCGGACCAGGAGAACAATACCTGGCGTGTAGTAATGAGTCGGGATGACCTTGAGCCGGATAAGGCACGCGTCATTGAGGCGGGGAACAACCAGCTGACCATGCAGGCACTGAAAGATGAATGA
- the fadL gene encoding long-chain fatty acid transporter FadL — protein MSQKTLFNKTALAVAVALVSTSAWSAGFQLNEFSSSGLGRAYSGEGAIADDAGNASRNPALIMMFDRPTFSAGAIFVDPGVDISGRSPTGADLKSDNIAPTAWVPNMHFVAPINDQFGWGASVTSNYGLATEFNNDYAAGAFGGKTDLETLNLNLSGAYRLDNHWSFGVGFDAVYAKAKIERYAGDLGKVVAGSGALPPALAQRVAGIPADTQIAYLKGDEWGFGWNAGILYELDKNNRYGLTYRSEVKIDFDGDYKSSLPSAYNQILGNFGLPMGTNGQTTGGSLSLHLPEMWELSGYNKVAPQWAVHYSLTYTSWSQFQELKATNSNGDTLFYKDESFRDAYRIALGTTYYMDDNWTFRTGIAFDDSPVPADKRSISIPDQDRFWLSAGATYAFNKDASIDAGISYMHGQKVNFKEGPYEFSSEGKAWLYGMNFNYAF, from the coding sequence ATGAGCCAGAAAACCCTGTTCAACAAGACTGCGCTGGCAGTCGCAGTGGCACTCGTCTCCACTTCCGCCTGGTCAGCGGGCTTTCAGTTAAACGAATTTTCTTCCTCTGGCCTTGGCCGCGCGTATTCAGGGGAAGGCGCCATTGCTGATGATGCGGGTAACGCGAGTCGTAACCCCGCGTTGATCATGATGTTCGATCGTCCGACCTTCTCTGCCGGAGCAATTTTTGTCGATCCAGGTGTTGATATCTCGGGCCGTTCTCCGACAGGTGCCGATCTGAAATCGGATAACATTGCCCCAACGGCATGGGTTCCAAACATGCACTTCGTGGCGCCGATTAACGACCAGTTCGGCTGGGGCGCATCCGTGACCTCTAACTACGGTTTAGCAACCGAGTTCAATAACGACTATGCAGCTGGGGCGTTTGGCGGTAAAACCGACCTCGAAACCCTGAACCTGAACCTGAGCGGTGCTTACCGTCTGGATAATCACTGGAGTTTCGGCGTTGGCTTTGACGCTGTGTATGCTAAAGCGAAGATCGAACGTTACGCGGGCGACCTGGGTAAAGTCGTCGCTGGCTCAGGCGCACTTCCTCCAGCCCTGGCACAGCGAGTGGCTGGTATACCAGCAGACACTCAGATCGCTTATCTGAAGGGCGATGAGTGGGGCTTTGGCTGGAACGCCGGTATCCTTTATGAACTCGATAAAAACAACCGTTACGGCTTAACCTACCGTTCCGAAGTAAAAATCGACTTTGATGGAGATTACAAAAGCAGCCTCCCTTCTGCTTATAACCAGATCCTCGGCAACTTCGGTCTTCCGATGGGAACCAATGGACAAACCACTGGCGGCTCTCTGAGCCTGCACTTACCAGAAATGTGGGAATTGTCAGGTTATAACAAAGTGGCGCCACAGTGGGCAGTTCACTATAGCCTGACCTACACCAGCTGGAGCCAGTTCCAGGAGCTGAAGGCGACCAATAGCAACGGCGACACGCTCTTCTATAAAGATGAGAGCTTCCGTGATGCTTACCGCATCGCGCTGGGGACAACCTACTATATGGATGACAACTGGACATTCCGCACCGGTATTGCCTTCGATGATAGTCCGGTACCAGCAGACAAACGCTCTATCTCGATTCCGGATCAGGACCGCTTCTGGCTGAGCGCTGGTGCGACCTATGCATTCAACAAGGATGCTTCTATTGATGCGGGCATATCTTATATGCACGGTCAAAAAGTTAACTTCAAGGAAGGTCCGTATGAGTTCTCTTCCGAAGGTAAAGCCTGGCTGTACGGCATGAACTTCAACTACGCGTTCTAA
- a CDS encoding formate/nitrite transporter family protein encodes MKDVGEEKIGESTEELEIESEEKARGEKIEIDEDRLPSRAMAIHEHIRQDGEKEMERDAMALFWSAIAAGLSMGASLLAKGIFHVQLEGVPGGFLLENLGYTFGFIIVIMARQQLFTENTVTAVLPVMQNPTLGNFGLLMRLWSVVLLGNIIGTGIAAWAFEYMPIFDEPTRDAFVKIGMDVMKNTPVEMFSNAIISGWIIATMVWMFPSAGSAKIVVIILMTWLIALADTTHIVVGTVEILYLVFNGTLHWSDFFWPFALPTLAGNICGGTFIFALLSHAQIRNDMSNKRKAELKARENDDKSTKKST; translated from the coding sequence ATGAAAGATGTAGGCGAAGAAAAAATTGGCGAGAGCACTGAGGAGCTTGAAATTGAAAGCGAGGAGAAGGCGCGCGGCGAGAAGATAGAAATTGATGAAGATCGCCTCCCCTCCCGCGCAATGGCCATCCACGAGCATATACGCCAGGATGGTGAAAAAGAGATGGAGCGCGACGCGATGGCCCTCTTCTGGTCAGCCATCGCTGCCGGGCTATCAATGGGCGCATCTCTTCTTGCGAAAGGGATATTTCATGTGCAGCTGGAAGGCGTGCCCGGTGGATTTTTACTGGAAAACCTCGGCTATACCTTCGGCTTTATTATTGTCATCATGGCCCGCCAGCAGCTGTTTACCGAAAACACGGTGACCGCCGTCCTGCCGGTGATGCAAAACCCCACACTCGGTAATTTCGGCTTATTGATGCGGCTCTGGAGCGTGGTCCTGCTGGGTAATATTATCGGCACGGGCATCGCGGCATGGGCGTTTGAATATATGCCGATCTTTGATGAACCCACCCGGGATGCGTTTGTGAAAATCGGCATGGACGTAATGAAAAACACGCCGGTCGAGATGTTCTCAAACGCCATCATTTCTGGCTGGATTATCGCCACGATGGTCTGGATGTTTCCTTCCGCGGGAAGCGCCAAAATTGTGGTGATCATATTGATGACCTGGCTAATTGCGCTGGCGGACACCACGCATATTGTGGTCGGTACCGTTGAAATCCTCTATCTGGTCTTTAACGGTACGCTTCACTGGAGCGATTTTTTCTGGCCGTTTGCCCTTCCGACGCTGGCGGGAAACATTTGCGGCGGAACGTTTATCTTCGCGCTGTTAAGCCATGCCCAAATTCGTAACGACATGTCGAACAAACGCAAAGCTGAGCTAAAGGCACGGGAAAATGATGATAAATCGACAAAAAAATCGACCTGA
- the tssG gene encoding type VI secretion system baseplate subunit TssG: MHPVERESQSASARLIAQLGDRLPYINFYRFCQLLEQSQPDKPVTGSIWQVRHEPVRFRPHPGMGFPASEVKGIEPSEHSHLPPTVRITFMGLYGVESPLPTHYIDDITQRREGYEATADFLDIFNHRLIAQYYRIWRKYSYPATFEEGGKDKTSQYLLGLAGLGINGCTDCIATPASRFLALLPVMLLPGRTAEGMASLVRLLAPNTQAKIWHHDKRRVPLKKPLIMSVSQPVTLTNLPVMGNYATDVNSQVLMRLTTTDSTEVLSWLPGGELHTDLMTLLHVYLGSRLDVRLQLCVDRSLLPDATMRSKPNAGAVQLGRTAVMRPLNAANTVTHSKTITINLGRYERVQENIHRRETDEDGDYRW; the protein is encoded by the coding sequence ATGCATCCGGTGGAAAGAGAATCACAGTCCGCGTCTGCCAGGCTGATAGCGCAACTGGGGGACCGGCTGCCATATATCAACTTTTACCGCTTCTGCCAGCTGCTGGAGCAGAGCCAGCCGGACAAACCGGTTACGGGCAGTATCTGGCAGGTACGTCATGAACCGGTACGTTTTCGGCCACACCCAGGAATGGGCTTTCCGGCATCTGAAGTCAAAGGGATTGAGCCGTCTGAGCATTCGCATCTGCCGCCGACGGTACGCATCACCTTTATGGGGCTCTACGGCGTGGAGTCCCCGCTGCCAACGCACTATATTGATGACATCACCCAGCGCCGGGAAGGGTATGAGGCCACCGCGGATTTCCTCGATATCTTCAACCACCGGCTGATTGCTCAGTACTACCGTATCTGGCGTAAATATTCATACCCGGCGACTTTCGAAGAAGGCGGTAAGGACAAAACCTCGCAGTACCTGCTGGGACTGGCCGGGCTCGGGATTAACGGCTGCACGGACTGTATCGCGACCCCGGCTTCGCGCTTTCTGGCACTGCTGCCGGTCATGTTACTGCCGGGGCGTACCGCAGAAGGCATGGCCTCGCTAGTGCGCCTGCTGGCACCCAACACGCAGGCGAAAATCTGGCACCATGACAAACGCCGCGTGCCTCTGAAGAAACCTTTGATCATGAGCGTCAGCCAGCCAGTCACCCTGACAAACCTTCCGGTGATGGGTAACTATGCCACCGACGTAAACAGCCAGGTACTGATGCGCCTGACAACCACTGACTCAACTGAAGTGCTGAGCTGGTTACCGGGCGGGGAGCTCCATACGGACCTGATGACGCTGCTGCATGTCTATCTTGGCTCCCGCCTCGATGTCCGCCTGCAGCTGTGTGTCGACCGTAGCCTGCTGCCGGACGCGACAATGAGAAGTAAACCCAACGCTGGCGCAGTGCAACTGGGCCGCACCGCAGTGATGCGGCCGCTGAATGCAGCGAACACCGTCACGCACTCCAAAACCATAACCATCAATCTTGGCCGCTATGAGCGGGTACAGGAAAATATTCACCGCAGGGAGACCGATGAAGATGGCGATTACCGCTGGTAA